A single genomic interval of Methylocystis sp. IM3 harbors:
- the proB gene encoding glutamate 5-kinase, which translates to MTHPAPAIASFRRIVVKVGSSLLVDPQEASAKRSWLTRLADDIAALHRGGADVLVVSSGAVALGRSVLGFPHGALKLEDSQAAAAVGQIALARLWAEALHTRGLVAGQVLVTFGDTEERRRYLYARECLTRLLALRAVPVINENDTVATAEIRYGDNDRLAARVATMASADLLVLLSDVDGLYTAPPASDPSARHIPVVPRITAEIEAMAGGAASQYSRGGMRTKIEAAKIATTGGAHMVIADGRAEAPIERIAKGERCTWFLTPSNPVTARKKWIAGSLEPKGAVHIDEGAARALASGASLLPAGVTRVEGAFARGDCIVIRDHRGGEIGRGLVTYDAVDAAKILGRSTKDIESLLGFKGPDEVIHRDDMALAGE; encoded by the coding sequence ATGACCCATCCTGCGCCCGCCATCGCCTCTTTCCGCCGCATCGTCGTCAAGGTCGGCTCCTCGCTCCTCGTCGATCCGCAGGAAGCGTCGGCGAAGCGGAGCTGGCTCACGAGGCTGGCGGATGACATTGCGGCGCTTCATCGCGGCGGGGCGGATGTGCTCGTCGTCTCGTCGGGCGCCGTGGCGCTCGGCCGCAGCGTTCTGGGCTTTCCGCACGGCGCCCTGAAGCTCGAGGACAGCCAGGCCGCCGCCGCCGTCGGCCAGATCGCCCTCGCCCGGCTCTGGGCCGAGGCGCTGCATACGCGGGGGCTCGTCGCCGGCCAGGTGCTCGTGACCTTCGGCGATACGGAGGAGCGGCGCCGTTACCTCTATGCGCGCGAATGCCTCACCCGCCTTCTCGCGCTGCGCGCCGTGCCCGTCATCAACGAAAACGACACGGTCGCCACGGCCGAAATTCGCTATGGCGACAATGACCGCCTCGCCGCCCGCGTCGCAACCATGGCGAGCGCCGATCTGCTGGTGCTGCTCTCGGATGTGGACGGCCTCTACACCGCGCCGCCCGCCTCCGATCCAAGCGCCAGGCACATCCCCGTCGTGCCGCGCATCACGGCGGAGATCGAGGCGATGGCGGGGGGCGCGGCCTCACAATATTCACGCGGCGGAATGCGCACCAAGATCGAGGCGGCGAAGATTGCGACGACCGGCGGCGCCCATATGGTCATCGCCGACGGCCGCGCCGAGGCGCCGATCGAGCGCATCGCCAAGGGCGAGCGCTGCACCTGGTTTCTGACGCCCTCGAACCCTGTGACGGCGCGCAAGAAATGGATCGCCGGCTCGCTGGAGCCCAAGGGCGCGGTGCATATCGACGAGGGCGCGGCCCGCGCGCTCGCCTCCGGCGCGAGCCTGCTGCCGGCGGGCGTCACCCGCGTCGAAGGCGCCTTCGCGCGGGGCGACTGCATCGTGATCCGCGACCATCGGGGCGGCGAGATCGGCCGGGGCCTCGTGACTTACGACGCCGTGGACGCGGCGAAGATCCTCGGCCGCTCGACCAAGGACATCGAGAGCCTTCTGGGCTTCAAGGGGCCGGACGAAGTCATCCACCGGGACGACATGGCGCTCGCCGGAGAGTAA
- the pal gene encoding peptidoglycan-associated lipoprotein Pal: MLSSASARCARFALAFTAVLAMAGCAKNPADEAADLAGGVGGPGGPGGRGGIARGGIGAPGSPQDFASNVGDRIFFETDSTDLTAAAQSTLDKQAEWLNRYARYSFAIEGHADERGTREYNFALGARRAEVTKNYLISRGVAASRIRTVSYGKERPVAVCDDISCWSQNRRAVTLLPGGNS; the protein is encoded by the coding sequence ATGCTGTCTTCCGCGAGCGCCCGTTGCGCCAGATTCGCCCTCGCTTTCACGGCCGTACTGGCCATGGCGGGCTGCGCGAAGAATCCGGCGGACGAGGCGGCCGACCTCGCGGGCGGCGTGGGCGGTCCCGGCGGCCCCGGCGGCCGGGGCGGAATCGCCCGCGGCGGAATCGGCGCGCCCGGCAGCCCGCAGGACTTCGCCAGCAATGTCGGCGACCGCATTTTCTTCGAGACCGATTCGACGGACTTGACGGCGGCGGCCCAGTCGACGCTCGACAAACAGGCCGAATGGCTGAATCGCTACGCGCGTTACAGCTTCGCCATCGAGGGGCACGCCGACGAGCGCGGCACGCGCGAATATAATTTCGCGCTGGGCGCCCGCCGCGCCGAGGTGACGAAGAATTACCTGATTTCGCGCGGCGTCGCCGCTTCGCGCATCCGGACCGTGAGCTACGGCAAGGAGCGCCCGGTCGCCGTTTGCGACGATATTTCCTGCTGGTCGCAGAACCGCCGCGCCGTCACTCTGCTGCCCGGCGGAAATTCCTGA
- the alr gene encoding alanine racemase translates to MGILSPAERPVAAIDPSEPIETGVLTVDLGALAANWRQLSSAARGAECGAVVKADGYGLGQAAVMRALASAGCRTFFVANLAEGETARALAPHANIYVLDGVAPGCAPRLAAAALRPCIGSFAELEEWSATSVLLGRRLEAAIHFDTGMNRLGFAPSDAAEAAARSTGIAPTLVMSHFLSAQLPDAPVNAKQISAFETARAYFPGVPASLAASSGVFLPQRPHLDLVRPGYALYGGNPTPGAANPMRRVASLIARILSVRELAAGETVGYDGVFMAQRPTRVATIGAGYADGLPVSATAAPGKAAGEAVVGGRRCPFVGRVSMDYIVLDVTDAPAQAAHRGAWVELLGDTIDVDELASRARTIGYEALTRLGRRYARRYVGD, encoded by the coding sequence ATGGGAATCCTTTCGCCCGCCGAGCGCCCTGTCGCGGCCATCGATCCATCTGAGCCGATCGAGACGGGCGTGCTGACCGTCGACCTCGGCGCGCTCGCCGCCAACTGGCGCCAGCTCTCGTCCGCCGCACGAGGCGCCGAGTGCGGCGCCGTGGTCAAGGCCGATGGCTATGGGCTCGGCCAGGCCGCGGTGATGCGCGCGCTCGCCTCGGCGGGGTGCAGGACCTTCTTCGTCGCCAATCTCGCAGAGGGCGAGACCGCGCGGGCGCTCGCGCCCCACGCGAATATTTATGTCCTGGACGGCGTTGCGCCGGGCTGCGCGCCGCGGCTCGCCGCCGCCGCGCTCAGGCCCTGTATCGGCTCTTTCGCCGAACTGGAGGAATGGTCTGCGACGAGCGTCCTCCTTGGCCGCAGGCTGGAGGCCGCGATCCACTTTGACACCGGCATGAACCGGCTTGGCTTTGCGCCGTCGGACGCCGCCGAGGCGGCGGCGCGGTCAACCGGAATTGCGCCCACGCTGGTGATGAGCCATTTCCTCAGCGCGCAATTGCCGGACGCGCCTGTCAACGCGAAGCAGATCAGCGCCTTCGAGACGGCGCGGGCGTATTTCCCGGGCGTTCCCGCCTCCCTCGCCGCCTCCTCCGGCGTGTTTCTGCCGCAGCGGCCGCATCTCGATCTGGTGCGCCCCGGCTATGCGCTCTACGGCGGCAATCCCACCCCCGGCGCAGCCAATCCGATGCGACGCGTGGCGAGTCTCATCGCTCGAATCCTCTCCGTTCGCGAACTCGCCGCCGGGGAAACCGTCGGCTATGACGGGGTCTTCATGGCGCAGCGCCCGACCAGGGTCGCGACCATCGGGGCCGGCTATGCCGACGGCCTGCCGGTTTCCGCAACCGCCGCGCCCGGCAAGGCGGCCGGCGAGGCCGTGGTCGGCGGCCGGCGTTGCCCGTTCGTTGGCCGGGTGTCGATGGACTATATTGTGCTCGACGTCACCGACGCACCGGCGCAAGCCGCACACCGCGGCGCCTGGGTGGAGCTGCTCGGCGATACGATCGACGTGGACGAGCTGGCGTCCCGCGCCCGCACCATCGGTTATGAGGCGCTCACGCGTCTGGGGCGGCGCTATGCCCGTCGGTATGTCGGCGATTAG
- a CDS encoding quinone oxidoreductase family protein, whose amino-acid sequence MVKAIRVHRPGGPEALLLEEVDLAPPAPGEVQIRHKAIGVNYIDIYRRTGAYPAEHPYVPGHEGAGQVVAVGEGVEDFEVGDRVAYVGALGGYSEARNISADSVIHLPKSISYEQGAVMMLKGLTAQYLLRRTFRVKKGHRVLIHAGAGGVGQLLCEWARALGAKVIATVGSPEKAAIAEKAGAQHTILYREENFPERVREITRGRLCDVVYDGVGRATFPASLDCLAPLGMFVSFGSASGPIDAFDINLLAQKGSLYATRPSLFTYIARRKDYEDMAEDMLRAIKRGHLTIEEPKSFPLADAASVHAALESRQTAGSMVLIP is encoded by the coding sequence ATGGTCAAGGCGATCCGCGTTCACCGGCCGGGCGGCCCCGAGGCGCTTCTGCTGGAGGAGGTCGACCTCGCGCCGCCGGCGCCGGGCGAGGTGCAGATTCGCCACAAGGCCATCGGGGTGAACTACATCGACATCTACCGCCGCACCGGGGCCTATCCCGCCGAGCATCCCTACGTGCCGGGCCACGAGGGCGCCGGGCAGGTGGTCGCGGTCGGCGAGGGGGTCGAGGATTTCGAGGTCGGCGACCGGGTCGCCTATGTCGGCGCGCTCGGCGGCTATAGCGAGGCGCGCAACATTTCCGCCGATTCGGTCATTCATCTGCCGAAGTCGATCAGCTACGAGCAGGGCGCCGTCATGATGCTCAAGGGCCTGACCGCGCAATATCTGCTGCGCCGGACCTTCCGGGTGAAAAAGGGCCATCGCGTGCTGATTCACGCCGGGGCGGGCGGCGTCGGCCAGTTGCTCTGCGAGTGGGCGCGCGCGCTCGGCGCCAAGGTCATCGCCACCGTCGGCTCGCCGGAGAAGGCGGCCATCGCCGAGAAGGCTGGGGCGCAGCATACGATCCTCTATCGTGAGGAGAATTTCCCCGAGCGGGTGCGCGAGATCACGCGCGGCCGGCTTTGCGACGTGGTCTATGACGGGGTCGGGCGGGCGACCTTCCCGGCCTCGCTCGACTGCCTCGCGCCCCTGGGCATGTTCGTGAGCTTCGGATCGGCTTCCGGTCCGATCGACGCGTTCGACATCAATCTTCTCGCGCAGAAGGGCTCGCTCTATGCGACGCGGCCGTCGCTTTTCACCTATATCGCCAGGCGCAAGGATTACGAGGACATGGCCGAGGACATGCTGCGCGCCATCAAGCGCGGCCATCTGACCATCGAGGAGCCGAAGTCTTTTCCGCTCGCGGACGCCGCAAGCGTTCACGCCGCGCTCGAATCACGCCAAACGGCGGGGTCCATGGTGCTGATCCCCTGA
- the xseA gene encoding exodeoxyribonuclease VII large subunit, producing the protein MQAEDDLTIPQGTNAPELSVTELANALKRTVEDRFGRVRVRGEISNYRGPHASGHAYFCLKDQGARLDAVIWKGTFLRLRTRPQEGLEVVATGRITTFPGKSSYQIVIEAMEPAGVGALMALLDERRKKLAAEGLFDESRKRPLPFLPKVVGVVTSPTGAVIRDILHRLNDRFPRRVLLWPVRVQGETSAAEVAAAIAGFNALPPGGPIPRPDVLIVARGGGSLEDLWSFNEEVVVRAAAESAIPLISAIGHETDVTLLDHVADLRAPTPTGAAEKAVPVRAELLEHLAGRARRLALAKSRALEQRRATLATFARLLPTPEQLLQTPRQRIDRGAERLRAALRGAQDGRRLRLSRLAHALAGHSPQAELRGKTERLRGLGQRLQQGLVARLALARQQMRGDRQRLEAIAARMSRAMETSIGQRKDKLARLARLQDSLSHKAVLARGFALVRDEKRHLLRSVSQAPAGTALTIEFADGLIAARAGETEPVPQPPSSPSAPKRKPRKAGGTNQGSLF; encoded by the coding sequence ATGCAGGCCGAAGACGACCTCACAATTCCGCAAGGAACCAACGCCCCCGAGCTCAGCGTCACGGAACTCGCCAATGCGCTCAAGCGCACGGTCGAGGACCGTTTCGGCCGCGTGCGCGTGCGCGGCGAAATCTCGAATTATCGCGGCCCGCACGCTTCCGGCCACGCCTATTTCTGCCTCAAGGATCAGGGCGCGCGGCTCGACGCCGTGATCTGGAAGGGAACCTTCCTGCGCCTGCGCACCCGCCCGCAGGAAGGCCTCGAGGTCGTCGCCACCGGCCGCATCACGACCTTCCCCGGCAAATCCTCCTACCAGATTGTCATCGAGGCGATGGAGCCCGCCGGCGTCGGCGCGCTGATGGCGCTGCTCGACGAGAGGCGCAAGAAACTCGCCGCCGAGGGGCTGTTCGACGAATCGCGCAAGCGGCCCCTGCCCTTCCTTCCGAAGGTGGTGGGCGTCGTGACCTCGCCCACGGGCGCGGTCATCCGCGACATTCTGCATCGCCTGAACGACCGCTTCCCGCGCCGCGTGCTGCTCTGGCCGGTGCGCGTGCAGGGCGAAACCTCGGCGGCCGAGGTCGCGGCGGCGATCGCGGGGTTCAACGCCCTGCCGCCCGGCGGGCCGATCCCGCGCCCCGACGTGCTGATCGTCGCGCGCGGCGGCGGCTCGCTCGAGGATTTGTGGAGCTTCAACGAGGAAGTCGTCGTTCGCGCCGCGGCGGAAAGCGCCATTCCGCTCATCTCGGCGATCGGCCACGAGACGGATGTCACGCTGCTCGACCATGTCGCCGACCTGCGTGCGCCGACGCCGACCGGCGCCGCCGAAAAGGCCGTGCCGGTGCGCGCCGAGCTCTTGGAGCATCTCGCGGGGCGCGCGCGGCGCCTCGCTCTGGCGAAATCCCGCGCCCTCGAACAGCGCCGGGCGACGCTCGCGACCTTCGCCCGCCTTCTGCCGACGCCGGAGCAATTGCTTCAGACGCCGCGCCAGCGGATCGACCGCGGGGCCGAGCGGCTGCGCGCCGCCCTGCGGGGCGCACAGGACGGGCGCAGGCTTAGGCTGTCGCGTCTCGCCCACGCGCTCGCCGGCCATTCCCCGCAGGCGGAGCTGCGGGGCAAGACCGAGCGCCTCAGGGGGCTCGGCCAAAGGCTGCAACAGGGGCTCGTGGCCCGCCTGGCGCTCGCCCGCCAGCAGATGCGGGGGGACCGCCAGCGCCTGGAGGCCATTGCCGCGCGTATGTCCCGCGCCATGGAGACCTCGATCGGCCAGCGCAAGGACAAGCTGGCGCGGCTTGCCCGGCTTCAGGACTCGCTCAGCCACAAGGCCGTGCTGGCGCGGGGGTTTGCGCTGGTGCGAGACGAGAAGCGCCACCTGCTGCGCAGCGTCTCGCAGGCGCCCGCCGGGACGGCGCTCACCATCGAATTCGCCGACGGGCTCATCGCCGCGAGGGCTGGCGAGACCGAGCCGGTCCCACAGCCGCCCTCCTCGCCCTCCGCGCCGAAGCGCAAGCCGCGAAAGGCGGGCGGAACCAACCAAGGCTCCCTGTTCTGA
- a CDS encoding DUF2076 domain-containing protein produces the protein MSPEERQLLVGLFERTKSAANGPRDQEAETFINEQIRQQPAAPYLLAQTVIVQDQALQGANARIEELEAQVKNLQSKPAGGFLGGLFAGQRQAPPPQRPAPAAPSGPWGGAPQGGRNPVAGGYAPQGWGQQQAPAGPDSGGFLKGALGAAAGVAGGVLLADGIRSLFSHGSGYGGMSNLGIGSGFTPTSETVVVNNYYGDDPGAGGQEAGYDQGYDDQSRVSDADYSTDPGFDDGGGFDDGGGFDDGGDGGFDV, from the coding sequence ATGTCACCGGAAGAACGTCAACTGCTCGTCGGGCTGTTCGAGCGCACGAAGAGCGCCGCCAACGGTCCGCGCGACCAGGAGGCGGAAACTTTCATCAACGAGCAGATCAGGCAGCAGCCGGCCGCGCCTTACCTTCTGGCGCAGACCGTCATCGTGCAGGATCAGGCCTTGCAGGGCGCCAACGCCCGCATCGAAGAGCTCGAAGCGCAGGTGAAGAATTTGCAGTCCAAGCCCGCTGGCGGTTTTCTCGGGGGGCTGTTCGCCGGCCAGCGCCAGGCCCCGCCCCCGCAGCGTCCCGCTCCCGCGGCGCCGTCAGGCCCCTGGGGCGGCGCGCCGCAGGGCGGCCGTAATCCGGTCGCGGGCGGCTATGCGCCCCAGGGCTGGGGCCAGCAGCAGGCTCCCGCCGGGCCTGATAGCGGCGGCTTCCTGAAGGGCGCGCTCGGCGCGGCCGCGGGCGTCGCGGGCGGCGTGCTGCTCGCGGACGGCATCCGCAGCCTGTTCTCCCATGGCTCGGGCTATGGGGGCATGTCCAATCTTGGCATCGGCTCGGGCTTCACCCCGACGAGCGAGACGGTCGTGGTGAACAACTATTACGGCGACGACCCCGGCGCCGGCGGCCAGGAGGCCGGCTACGACCAGGGCTATGACGACCAGTCGCGCGTGAGCGACGCCGACTACAGCACCGACCCCGGCTTCGACGATGGAGGCGGTTTCGATGACGGCGGCGGCTTCGACGATGGCGGTGACGGCGGTTTCGACGTCTGA
- a CDS encoding sensor histidine kinase, whose protein sequence is MVREDNNSPNLVIAFADVTSARKRAVDNDLLLAEAKHRIKNVLTVVHALAIQTGVEGKSAKEYRDAFLGRLEAFISAKDLFAQSAEAQVSLSAVVDDALHAANTRQIVVEPSPSIPLDSAHVRPIRMILHELTTNAIKYGALSRPEGLVHLGWRAIGEDKPQNLQIDWREERGPVVSPPNHRGFGMTLIESSAKNCGGEADLRFEPEGLQVEILIPMGQ, encoded by the coding sequence ATGGTCCGCGAAGATAATAACAGCCCAAACTTGGTCATTGCTTTCGCCGACGTAACGAGTGCGCGTAAGCGCGCCGTCGATAACGACCTTCTACTTGCCGAGGCCAAACATCGAATAAAAAACGTGCTGACCGTCGTGCACGCGCTCGCCATCCAGACGGGAGTTGAAGGGAAATCGGCGAAAGAATACCGCGACGCATTTCTAGGTCGATTGGAGGCGTTCATCAGCGCGAAAGACCTTTTTGCGCAGTCCGCCGAGGCCCAAGTTAGCCTATCTGCTGTTGTGGACGATGCACTACATGCCGCCAACACTCGTCAGATCGTAGTGGAACCCAGCCCCTCGATTCCGCTTGACTCTGCACACGTTCGACCTATTCGCATGATCCTCCACGAATTGACGACCAACGCGATCAAGTATGGTGCGTTGTCGCGCCCAGAAGGACTTGTGCATTTGGGATGGCGCGCCATAGGCGAAGACAAGCCCCAGAACCTTCAGATTGATTGGCGGGAAGAGAGAGGCCCCGTTGTGTCGCCACCCAATCACCGCGGGTTTGGCATGACCCTCATTGAAAGCAGCGCGAAAAACTGCGGAGGGGAAGCGGATCTGCGGTTCGAACCAGAAGGCTTACAGGTGGAAATTCTGATTCCGATGGGGCAGTGA
- a CDS encoding Maf-like protein, with protein MTADPAAPKTKLVLASASPRRLALLQQAGLEADALLPADIDETPQRGESPRALAIRLASEKAAAAAKVRTVHPDLKHSYLIAADTVVAVGRRSLPKPDTTEEAEECLQLLSGRQHRVYTAVSLINPRGYERKRLVEARLRFKRLSSLEVDAYLASGEWRGKAGGYAIQGLAGAFVVKLVGSYSAVVGLPLYETVSLLAGEGYPVLQPWFAKA; from the coding sequence GTGACTGCCGACCCCGCCGCTCCCAAGACCAAGCTCGTTCTGGCCTCGGCCTCGCCGCGTCGCCTTGCGCTTTTGCAGCAGGCGGGGCTAGAGGCCGACGCTTTGCTTCCCGCCGATATCGACGAAACGCCGCAAAGAGGCGAATCGCCCCGCGCGCTGGCTATCCGCCTTGCGAGCGAGAAGGCCGCCGCCGCCGCCAAGGTGCGCACGGTCCATCCGGATCTGAAGCATTCCTATCTCATCGCCGCCGACACGGTCGTCGCCGTCGGCCGCCGCAGCTTGCCCAAGCCGGACACGACAGAGGAAGCGGAGGAATGCCTCCAGCTTCTCTCCGGCCGCCAGCATCGCGTCTATACGGCGGTGAGCCTTATCAACCCGCGCGGCTACGAGCGCAAACGGCTCGTCGAGGCGCGTCTGCGCTTCAAGCGTCTGAGTTCGCTCGAGGTCGACGCCTATCTCGCCTCGGGGGAATGGCGCGGCAAGGCGGGCGGCTATGCGATTCAGGGTCTCGCGGGAGCCTTTGTCGTGAAGCTCGTCGGCTCCTACTCGGCTGTTGTCGGCCTGCCGCTCTACGAGACCGTTTCCCTGCTGGCGGGCGAGGGCTATCCCGTCCTTCAGCCCTGGTTCGCCAAGGCGTAA
- a CDS encoding TOBE domain-containing protein: protein MKKISARNVLEGTIKEIKKGATTSHVLLDVKGATITASITNESVEELGLQVGKKAYAVIKSSEVMIAVD, encoded by the coding sequence ATGAAGAAAATTTCAGCCCGCAACGTGCTCGAAGGCACAATCAAGGAAATTAAAAAAGGCGCGACCACTTCGCACGTTCTGCTCGACGTGAAGGGTGCCACCATCACAGCGTCGATTACCAATGAATCCGTGGAGGAGCTTGGCCTTCAGGTTGGAAAGAAAGCTTACGCAGTGATCAAATCTTCCGAAGTGATGATCGCTGTCGATTAA
- a CDS encoding FAD-dependent monooxygenase, protein MTEGSARTGATTKTDILVAGAGSTGLAAALAFARSGLKVALVGRIPPPLPGRTVALFEASIRFLDALGALERVKELGCPVEAIRMIDDTDQLFPVPELTLRASEVDLPALGVNIANDDLVGVLLDLVRGRPEIELIDADITDYEYSGASAAAILSDGRRLEADFLVAADGRNSRARAVAGIDVKEWTYPQVALTMMLRHEFPHDNMSTEWHTRSGPFTLVPLPPREDAPHRSSLVWLMSVADARRRLAKPREELEYEIEDYAKSEFGTMRIESDIGQFRMGGMQVSKHAAGRMALVGETCHIFPPIGAQGLNLSLRDVADLEDCLASVDLRNERELSRALARYDRHRRADIGFRTHGVDVLNRSLIIPYLPVDLFRGASFIAVAALGPLRRAVIREGVLPHLVLPRLMRRAVREARAG, encoded by the coding sequence ATGACCGAGGGTTCCGCGCGGACGGGCGCGACGACGAAGACCGACATTCTCGTTGCCGGGGCGGGCTCCACGGGCCTCGCCGCCGCGCTGGCCTTCGCCCGCTCGGGGCTGAAGGTCGCGCTCGTCGGCCGCATTCCGCCGCCGCTGCCGGGCCGCACCGTGGCGCTCTTCGAGGCATCGATCCGCTTTCTCGACGCCCTGGGCGCGCTCGAGCGCGTGAAGGAGCTGGGCTGCCCGGTCGAGGCGATCCGCATGATCGACGACACTGATCAGCTCTTTCCGGTGCCGGAGCTGACGCTGCGCGCCAGTGAGGTCGATCTGCCGGCGCTGGGCGTCAACATCGCGAACGACGACCTCGTCGGCGTGCTGCTCGACCTCGTCCGCGGGCGTCCCGAGATCGAGCTGATCGACGCGGACATCACTGATTACGAGTATAGCGGCGCGAGCGCGGCCGCGATCCTTTCGGACGGACGCCGGCTCGAGGCGGATTTCCTCGTCGCCGCCGATGGGCGCAACAGCCGCGCGCGCGCCGTCGCGGGCATCGACGTGAAGGAATGGACCTATCCCCAGGTCGCCCTCACGATGATGCTGCGACACGAATTCCCCCACGACAACATGTCGACCGAGTGGCACACGCGCTCCGGCCCGTTCACGCTCGTGCCGCTGCCGCCGCGCGAGGACGCGCCGCACCGCTCCAGCCTCGTCTGGCTGATGAGCGTCGCCGACGCCCGCCGCCGCCTCGCCAAGCCGCGCGAGGAACTCGAATATGAGATCGAGGACTACGCCAAGTCTGAATTCGGGACGATGCGGATCGAGAGCGACATCGGCCAGTTCCGCATGGGCGGCATGCAGGTGTCGAAACACGCCGCCGGCCGCATGGCGCTGGTCGGCGAGACCTGCCACATCTTCCCGCCGATCGGCGCGCAGGGCCTCAATCTGAGCCTGCGCGACGTGGCCGATCTCGAAGATTGTCTGGCCAGCGTCGATCTGCGCAACGAGCGCGAACTCTCGCGCGCCCTCGCCCGCTACGACCGGCACCGTCGCGCCGACATCGGATTCCGCACCCACGGCGTCGACGTGCTCAACCGCTCGCTGATCATCCCCTATCTGCCGGTCGATCTCTTCCGCGGCGCCAGCTTCATCGCCGTGGCGGCGCTGGGTCCGCTGCGCCGCGCCGTGATCCGCGAGGGCGTGCTGCCGCATCTCGTGCTGCCGCGTCTGATGCGCCGCGCCGTGCGGGAGGCGCGCGCAGGCTGA
- the infA gene encoding translation initiation factor IF-1 has protein sequence MAKEELLEFPGIVTELLPSAMFRVKLENDHEIIAHTAGKMRKNRIRVLEGDKVLVEMTPYDLTKGRITYRFR, from the coding sequence ATGGCGAAGGAAGAACTGCTCGAATTTCCCGGAATCGTCACTGAACTCTTGCCCAGCGCGATGTTTCGGGTAAAGCTCGAAAACGATCATGAGATCATCGCCCACACGGCGGGCAAGATGCGCAAGAACCGCATTCGCGTGCTCGAGGGCGACAAGGTGCTGGTCGAGATGACGCCCTACGACCTTACCAAAGGCCGAATCACCTATCGTTTCCGGTAA
- a CDS encoding NAD-dependent succinate-semialdehyde dehydrogenase: MTDAQPSFIERAFIGGAWVAADNGATFPVHNPATGVTLGFAPDMGVAETRRAIDAASKALPSWCDRSARERAQIMRRWFELVMADQERLARIITAEQGKPLAEARGEIAYGAAFIDWFAEEGRRVYGDVIPGAVDRRLLVFKQAIGVAAAITPWNFPSAMLARKAAAALGAGCAIVIKPAELTPFSALALAELAERAGVPAGVLNVVTALDPAPVGQELTRNPIVRKLTFTGSTEVGRILLRQAADNIQKCSMELGGNAPLIVFDDADLDRAVAGAVATKYRNSGQTCISANRFLVQRSIAEAFARRLAEAASALKVGEGLEEGVAVGPLIEAAALDKVERHISDAVAHGATILTGGARHRLGGLFFEPTVLADVPSDALIFKEETFGPVAPVFPFDTEEDAIRLANATPYGLAAYFYSRDVGRIFRVAERLEFGMVGVNESLISTEVAPFGGVKQSGLGREGSRYGLDDYLELKYVCLGGM; this comes from the coding sequence ATGACCGACGCGCAGCCTTCCTTCATCGAACGCGCCTTCATTGGCGGCGCCTGGGTCGCGGCCGACAACGGCGCAACTTTTCCGGTCCACAATCCCGCGACGGGCGTGACGCTCGGCTTCGCGCCGGACATGGGCGTCGCCGAGACGCGGCGGGCGATCGACGCCGCCAGCAAGGCGTTGCCGTCGTGGTGCGACCGCTCCGCCAGGGAGCGCGCGCAGATCATGCGGCGCTGGTTCGAGCTCGTCATGGCCGATCAGGAGCGCCTCGCGCGGATCATTACGGCCGAGCAGGGGAAACCCCTCGCGGAAGCGCGCGGCGAAATCGCCTATGGCGCCGCCTTCATCGACTGGTTCGCCGAGGAGGGGAGGCGCGTCTATGGCGACGTCATTCCCGGCGCGGTGGATCGCCGGCTGCTGGTGTTCAAGCAGGCGATCGGCGTCGCGGCGGCGATCACGCCGTGGAACTTCCCCTCCGCCATGCTCGCTCGCAAGGCCGCCGCGGCGCTCGGCGCGGGCTGCGCCATCGTCATCAAGCCGGCGGAGCTGACGCCCTTCTCGGCGCTGGCGCTCGCCGAACTCGCCGAGCGCGCGGGCGTGCCGGCCGGCGTCCTCAATGTGGTGACGGCCCTCGATCCGGCTCCCGTCGGGCAGGAGCTGACCCGCAATCCGATCGTGCGCAAGCTCACCTTCACCGGCTCGACCGAAGTCGGCCGCATCCTCCTGCGTCAGGCCGCCGACAATATTCAGAAATGCTCGATGGAACTCGGCGGCAATGCGCCGCTGATCGTCTTCGACGACGCCGATCTCGACCGCGCGGTCGCAGGAGCCGTCGCCACGAAGTATCGCAATTCCGGGCAGACCTGCATCTCCGCCAACCGCTTCCTCGTGCAGCGGAGCATCGCCGAGGCTTTCGCCCGGCGCCTGGCGGAGGCGGCCAGCGCCCTGAAGGTTGGCGAGGGATTGGAGGAGGGCGTCGCCGTCGGCCCGCTCATCGAGGCGGCGGCTCTGGACAAGGTGGAGCGCCATATTTCGGACGCCGTCGCCCATGGCGCGACCATCCTGACAGGAGGCGCGCGGCACCGGCTCGGCGGGCTGTTCTTCGAGCCAACCGTCCTGGCCGACGTGCCCTCGGATGCGCTGATCTTCAAAGAGGAAACATTCGGCCCGGTGGCGCCCGTCTTTCCCTTCGATACGGAGGAGGACGCCATCCGCCTCGCCAATGCGACGCCCTACGGTCTCGCCGCCTATTTCTACAGTCGAGACGTGGGGCGCATCTTCCGCGTGGCCGAAAGGCTGGAATTCGGCATGGTCGGCGTCAACGAGAGCCTCATCTCCACGGAGGTCGCGCCGTTTGGCGGGGTGAAACAATCCGGTCTTGGCCGGGAGGGCTCGCGTTACGGCCTCGACGACTATCTCGAACTCAAATACGTCTGCCTCGGCGGCATGTGA